A window from Vanessa cardui chromosome 21, ilVanCard2.1, whole genome shotgun sequence encodes these proteins:
- the LOC124538896 gene encoding fibroblast growth factor receptor homolog 1-like, translating into MTRAAIAFWREMPIAVTFVIVAMACIVSARDIVLDDTYTVIEASTNERLRLICGLKPRNQIPTVRWFLDGKPVDGQSRQRMMQQKQWLRIKSFRAKDAGVYSCQNEDDKSKEMSVTIKHKPDLGPDNIEEYQSDVDVLRPMPEILAQHSAPLVDNNTIDDNTTDQRHKEYDITKDDDLDDKNEKEHLNYGHVDDTKSKYAPKFKHPSKMFNMEMKPAGSSIRFKCAAEGNPMPNITWYKNSGTPISRSYFKPSYGKWSMALDELTKADNGNYTCKVCSELGCIQHTYTLHIQERLYAKPVLTQAAVNQTKLVGETARFSCEFLTDLHPSLYWMYFTKHEYIYNETTTDASTKESVVYKDVTKIVTSENPEDKPEQLTIYNVTKEDEGWYVCVALNTLGNTTAKGYLTVLDSLPITEALDHGKHTVLINVLTAVLGAMFFVAAIIVVMIFKKLRQEKEKKQLAIETARAVIVTHWTKKVTVEKPQMNGTPNAAGEGLLMPVVKIEKQKLSQVQSNTCDSMMMSEYELPVDIDWEVPRESLCIGKILGEGEFGKVVKAECVGILKPGLQSVVAVKMLKEGHTDAEMMALVSEMEMMKMIGKHVNIINLLGCCTQDGPLYVIVEYAPNGNLREFLRNHRPGNRYESPTEDMKEKKTLTQKDLVSFSYQVARGMEYLASRRCIHRDLAARNVLVSDDCVLKIADFGLAKDVHSNDYYRKKTEGRLPVRWMAPESLYHKVFTTQTDVWSFGVLLWEIMTLGGTPYPTVPGQYMYQHLSAGHRMEKPPCCSLEIYMLMRECWSFSPGDRPSFTELVEDLDKILTVTANQEYLDLGLPQLDTPPSSYDGSGDESDSEFPFIK; encoded by the exons ATGACACATACACAGTTATAGAAGCATCGACGAATGAAAGATTGCGTCTTATTTGCGGACTAAAGCCGAGGAATCAGATACCGACGGTGCGATGGTTCTTAGATGGGAAACCAGTGGACGGACAATCAAGACAGCGGATGATGCAACAAAAACAATG gCTAAGAATAAAGTCATTCCGGGCGAAAGACGCTGGAGTGTATTCGTGCCAAAATGAAGATGACAAAAGCAAGGAAATGAGTGTCACAATCAAACACAAGCCAGATCTCGGGCCCGACAACATCGAGG AATATCAATCAGATGTTGACGTTTTAAGACCGATGCCTGAGATACTAGCACAACATTCGGCTCCTCTAGTTGACAATAATACAATCGACGATAACACAACAGATCAAAGACACAAAGAATATGATATCACAAAAGACGATGATCTCGACGATAAGAATGAAAAGGAGCATCTTAATTACGGCCACGTCGATGACACAAAATCGAAATACGCACCAAAGTTTAAGCATCCATCGAAAATGTTTAATATGGAAATGAAACCAGCGGGAAGTTCGATTCGTTTTAAATGCGCTGCTGAAG GTAACCCAATGCCCAATATAACATGGTACAAAAATAGCGGAACTCCTATATCTAGAAGTTATTTTAAACCATCTTATGGTAAATGGTCAATGGCTCTAGATGAACTCACGAAAGCAGATAATGGAAACTACACTTGCAAAGTTTGCAGCGAATTAGGGTGTATTCAACACACATATACGTTACACATCCAag AGCGTCTATACGCGAAGCCTGTGCTAACACAAGCGGCCGTCAATCAGACCAAGCTGGTCGGTGAAACGGCTCGATTCAGCTGCGAATTCCTAACAGACCTTCATCCGTCCCTTTACTGGATGTATTTCACGAAACACGAGTACATCTATAATGAGACAACTACAGACGCTTCGACCAAAGAGTCCGTTGTGTACAAAGATGTAACAAAGATAGTTACG agcGAAAATCCGGAAGATAAACCAGAACAGCTGACGATATACAATGTGACTAAAGAAGATGAGGGCTGGTATGTTTGTGTTGCCCTCAATACACTTGGAAACACCACCGCTAAAGGATACCTAACTGTTTTAGACT CTTTACCGATAACAGAAGCACTGGATCATGGAAAACATACAGTGCTTATTAATGTTCTTACCGCGGTGCTGGGAGCGATGTTCTTTGTTGCTGCTATTATCGTGGTGATGATATTCAAGAAATTGAGACAAGAGAAAGAGAAGAAACAATTAGCGATAGAGACGGCAAGAGCTGTTATAGTGACACATTGGACGAAGAAGGTTACGGTGGAGAAGCCGCAAATGAATGGGACACCGAATGCTGCTGGAGAAGGATTG TTAATGCCAGTGGTTAAGATTGAAAAGCAAAAGCTATCTCAAGTCCAAAGCAATACATGCGATTCAATGATGATGTCAGAGTACGAGTTGCCAGTCGATATAGATTGGGAGGTGCCCAGAGAGTCCCTCTGCATTGGAAAGATCTTAGGAGAAGGAGAGTTTGGAAAGGTTGTGAAGGCGGAGTGTGTAGGGATACTGAAGCCAGGATTACAGTCTGTCGTGGCCGTCAAAATGTTAAAAG AGGGCCATACAGACGCAGAAATGATGGCATTAGTATCAGAGATGGAGATGATGAAGATGATAGGGAAACACGTGAACATCATCAATTTATTAGGATGCTGCACACAGGACGGACCATTATACGTCATTGTGGAATATGCACCTAATGGCAATCTGAGGGAGTTTCTGAGAAATCATCGACCTGGAAACAG ATACGAATCTCCTACTGAAGATatgaaagaaaagaaaacattgaCACAAAAAGATCTTGTATCTTTCTCATACCAAGTTGCGAGAGGAATGGAGTACTTGGCTTCCAGACGG TGCATACATCGTGACTTAGCAGCTCGTAACGTGCTGGTATCAGACGATTGTGTCCTCAAAATCGCCGACTTCGGTCTCGCAAAGGACGTTCACAGCAACGACTACTACCGCAAGAAGACAGAAGGCAGGCTGCCTGTTCGGTGGATGGCTCCTGAGTCCTTGTACCACAAAGTCTTCACGACTCAGACTGACGT CTGGTCGTTTGGTGTGCTCCTGTGGGAGATAATGACCCTGGGCGGAACTCCGTACCCAACGGTCCCAGGACAGTACATGTACCAGCACCTCAGCGCTGGCCATCGGATGGAGAAACCGCCGTGTTGTAGTCTTGAAAT ATACATGTTAATGCGAGAGTGCTGGTCTTTCTCTCCTGGCGACCGACCATCCTTCACAGAACTGGTCGAGGATTTGGACAAGATATTAACGGTCACCGCCAACCAGGAATACCTGGACTTGGGTCTACCACAGCTCGACACACCACCATCCAGCTACGACGGCTCTGGTGATGAAAGTGATAGTGAATTtccattcattaaataa